One Vigna unguiculata cultivar IT97K-499-35 chromosome 11, ASM411807v1, whole genome shotgun sequence DNA window includes the following coding sequences:
- the LOC114170293 gene encoding uncharacterized protein LOC114170293, whose amino-acid sequence MQAYTNIFEYLARFYSPTVIEEWRCRKYEGGLKHELRRFIVPLRIREFPILVEQAKACYNCGGEHFRRDCLKPSGNSSGGGGSTGKCYVCDQSGHFARHCPNKKPTGGVPAKKPVGDRPRAPGRVFALTTTEAAQSGNLVQTICLLFDHEVVVLYDSGATHSFVSNECVRRLSLVMRELACELIIATPTSGEVSATSICVGCPMEVACRKFKVNLICLPMEGLDMILGMDWLANNHVVIDCGQRKVVFPDVEGLELILSNQAEKEIEAGATCFMIVAQTEKKSTVEKISMIPVVDEYVDVFPDEIP is encoded by the exons ATGCAGGCATACACAAACATATTTGAGTACTTGGCCAGGTTCTACTCGCCCACCGTCATCGAGGAGTGGAGATGTAGAAAATATGAGGGTGGGTTGAAACACGAGTTACGTCGTTTTATTGTACCTCTCCGGATCAGGGAGTTTCCAATCTTGGTGGAGCAGGCCAAGGCT TGCTACAATTGTGGTGGGGAGCATTTTCGGAGGGATTGTCTAAAACCCTCAGGAAACtctagtggtggtggtggtagcacTGGTAAGTGCTACGTTTGTGATCAGTCGGGCCATTTTGCACGTCACTGCCCGAATAAGAAACCGACTGGAGGTGTACCAGCGAAGAAACCAGTCGGGGATCGACCTAGAGCCCCTGGTCGTGTATTCGCCTTGACGACTACCGAGGCAGCCCAGTCAGGTAACTTAGTACAGactatttgtttgttgtttgatCACGAGGTTGTTGTATTGTATGACTCAGGAGCTACCCATTCATTTGTATCCaatgaatgtgtgaggaggctcAGTCTAGTGATGCGAGAGCTGGCGTGCGAGTTAATAATTGCGACACCAACGTCGGGAGAGGTATCCGCCACATCTATTTGTGTGGGATGCCCTATGGAGGTGGCATGCCGCAAGTTTAAGGTGAATCTCATCTGCTTACCAATGGAAGGGTTGGACATGATTCTGGGTATGGATTGGTTGGCCAACAACCATGTGGTAATCGATTGCGGGCAACGCAAGGTGGTGTTTCCAGATGTAGAAGGACTGGAATTGATATTATCCAACCAAGCAGAGAAGGAGATTGAAGCGGGAGCTACATGTTTTATGATAGTAGCTCAGACGGAGAAGAAGAGTACTGTAGAGAAGATTAGTATGATTCCAGTGGTAGATGAATACGTAGATGTCTTCCCTGATGAAATCCCATAA